In Limnohabitans sp. INBF002, one genomic interval encodes:
- the yegQ gene encoding tRNA 5-hydroxyuridine modification protein YegQ, translating into MTTLKAPELLLPAGSLDKMRAAYDFGADAVYAGQPRYSLRARNNEFRLEQIGIGIAEAHARGKKFFLTSNLLPHNDKVRTYLRDIEPIIAMKPDALIMADPGLIMMVREKWPEVDIHLSVQANTVNWAAVKFWQKVGVKRIILSRELSFDEIEKIRQECPDMELEVFVHGALCIAYSGRCLLSGYFNRRDPNQGTCTNACRWSYGTQASATDPNTGEAMALPMEGDFDFAKSQQEAESSFSSCGNGERHPAADNIYLLEEKGRPGQLMPIMEDEHGTYIMNSKDLRAVEYVERLTKIGVDSLKIEGRTKSLYYVSRTAQVYRRAIDDAVAGRPFNPELITELEGLANRGYTAGLMDRRPANDYQNYETGHSIAHRSQFVGEVRGVADGWAEIETKNKFSVGDTIEIIHPSGNRKVKLEQMKDKNGASIEVAAGSPTHVWIPVDGPVEGGLLARMF; encoded by the coding sequence ATGACCACACTCAAAGCCCCCGAGCTCCTGCTACCCGCAGGTTCGCTCGACAAAATGCGCGCCGCTTATGACTTCGGCGCTGACGCCGTGTATGCCGGCCAACCCCGTTACAGCTTGCGCGCGCGCAACAACGAGTTCCGCCTTGAGCAAATTGGCATCGGCATCGCCGAAGCCCACGCACGCGGCAAGAAGTTCTTTTTGACCAGCAACTTGCTGCCGCACAACGACAAGGTGCGCACCTACTTGCGTGACATCGAACCCATCATCGCGATGAAGCCCGATGCGCTCATCATGGCCGATCCCGGCCTCATCATGATGGTGCGCGAGAAGTGGCCTGAGGTGGACATTCACCTGTCGGTGCAAGCCAACACGGTGAACTGGGCGGCGGTGAAGTTTTGGCAGAAGGTGGGCGTGAAGCGCATCATCTTGTCGCGTGAACTCAGCTTTGACGAGATTGAAAAAATTCGCCAAGAGTGCCCCGACATGGAGCTCGAAGTGTTCGTGCACGGCGCCTTGTGCATTGCGTATTCAGGCCGTTGTTTGTTGTCAGGCTACTTCAACCGCCGCGACCCCAACCAAGGCACGTGCACCAACGCCTGCCGCTGGAGCTATGGCACACAAGCCAGCGCTACCGACCCCAACACCGGCGAAGCCATGGCCTTGCCCATGGAAGGCGACTTTGACTTTGCCAAGTCACAGCAAGAAGCCGAGTCCAGCTTCTCGTCTTGCGGCAACGGCGAGCGCCACCCCGCCGCCGACAACATTTACTTGCTCGAAGAAAAAGGCCGCCCCGGCCAGCTCATGCCCATCATGGAAGACGAGCACGGCACCTACATCATGAACAGCAAAGACTTGCGTGCTGTCGAATACGTGGAACGCCTCACCAAAATTGGCGTGGACTCACTCAAGATTGAAGGTCGCACGAAGTCGCTTTATTACGTGAGCCGCACCGCACAGGTGTATCGCCGCGCCATTGACGACGCCGTGGCAGGCCGCCCCTTCAACCCCGAGCTCATCACCGAACTCGAAGGCTTGGCCAACCGCGGCTACACCGCTGGCCTGATGGACCGCCGCCCTGCCAATGACTACCAAAACTATGAAACCGGTCACTCCATTGCACACCGCAGTCAGTTTGTGGGCGAAGTGCGCGGCGTGGCTGACGGTTGGGCTGAGATTGAAACCAAAAACAAATTCTCCGTCGGCGACACCATCGAAATCATTCACCCCAGCGGCAACCGCAAGGTGAAGCTTGAGCAAATGAAAGACAAAAACGGCGCCTCCATCGAGGTGGCTGCAGGCAGCCCCACGCATGTGTGGATTCCTGTGGATGGGCCAGTTGAAGGTGGCTTGTTGGCGCGCATGTTCTAA
- the acnB gene encoding bifunctional aconitate hydratase 2/2-methylisocitrate dehydratase has product MLKAYREHVAERAALGIPPLPLDAKQTAELIELIKNPPAGEDAALMDLLTHRVPPGVDDAAKVKASFLAAVAHGEVKVGLISKSKATELLGTMVGGYNVHPLIELLDDAEVAAVAGEALKKTLLMFDFFNDVADKAKAGNAKAKEVMQSWAEGEWFTTRPEVEKKITVTVFKVPGETNTDDLSPAPDAWSRPDIPLHYLAMLKNTREGAAFKPEEDGKRGPMQFIEDLKKKGHLVAYVGDVVGTGSSRKSATNSVIWATGQDIPFVPNKRFGGVTLGGKIAPIFFNTQEDSGALPIEVDVTKLEMGDVIDILPYDGKIVKNGATVTEFKLKSDVLFDEVRAGGRINLIIGRSLTAKAREFLGLPASTLFRLPTAPIATKAGFTLAQKMVGRAVGLPEGQGVRPGTYCEPKMTTVGSQDTTGPMTRDELKDLACLGFSADMVMQSFCHTAAYPKSVDVKTHRELPAFISNRGGVALRPGDGVIHSWLNRLLLPDTVGTGGDSHTRFPIGISFPAGSGLVAFGAATGVMPLDMPESILVRFKGEMQPGVTLRDLVHAIPLYAIKKGLLTVAKAGKINEFSGRILEIEGLPNLKVEQAFELSDASAERSAAGCTIKLNKEPVQEYLKSNVVLMKNMIADGYADARTLARRIEKVEQWLAAPNLLEADKDAEYAHVIDIDLADIKEPIVCCPNDPDDAKFLSEVSGTKIDEAFIGSCMTNIGHFRAAAKLLGGQRDIPVKLWVAPPTKMDESELIKEGHYAAFGTAGARTEMPGCSLCMGNQAQVREGATVVSTSTRNFPNRLGKNTNVYLASAELAAITSKMGKFPTVAEYHEAMGVVNKDGEAIYKYLNFNQIDEYVETAKGVTA; this is encoded by the coding sequence ATGTTGAAAGCCTACCGTGAACACGTAGCCGAGCGCGCAGCGCTGGGTATCCCACCACTGCCTTTGGATGCCAAGCAAACGGCTGAATTGATCGAGCTGATCAAGAACCCACCTGCAGGCGAAGACGCAGCGTTGATGGACTTGTTGACCCACCGCGTGCCACCCGGCGTGGACGACGCAGCCAAAGTCAAAGCCTCTTTCTTGGCCGCTGTGGCACACGGTGAAGTCAAGGTTGGCTTGATCTCTAAGTCCAAAGCCACTGAGCTGTTGGGCACCATGGTGGGTGGCTACAACGTGCACCCCCTGATCGAATTGCTCGACGACGCCGAAGTGGCTGCTGTGGCCGGTGAAGCCTTGAAGAAAACTTTGTTGATGTTCGACTTCTTCAACGACGTCGCCGACAAAGCCAAGGCTGGCAACGCCAAAGCCAAAGAAGTCATGCAAAGCTGGGCCGAAGGCGAGTGGTTCACCACACGTCCTGAAGTCGAAAAGAAAATCACAGTCACCGTGTTCAAGGTGCCTGGCGAAACCAACACCGACGACCTGTCGCCAGCCCCTGACGCATGGAGCCGTCCAGACATTCCATTGCACTACTTGGCAATGTTGAAAAACACCCGCGAAGGCGCAGCGTTCAAGCCCGAAGAAGACGGCAAGCGCGGCCCCATGCAGTTCATCGAAGACCTGAAGAAAAAAGGCCATTTGGTGGCCTACGTGGGCGACGTGGTGGGTACAGGCTCTAGCCGCAAATCAGCCACCAACAGCGTGATCTGGGCCACAGGCCAAGACATCCCCTTCGTGCCAAACAAGCGCTTCGGTGGCGTGACTTTGGGCGGCAAGATTGCCCCCATCTTCTTCAACACCCAAGAAGACTCTGGCGCATTGCCGATCGAAGTGGACGTGACCAAGCTCGAAATGGGTGACGTCATCGACATCCTGCCCTACGACGGCAAGATTGTGAAAAACGGCGCGACTGTGACTGAGTTCAAACTCAAGAGCGATGTGTTGTTTGACGAAGTGCGCGCCGGTGGCCGTATCAACTTGATCATTGGTCGCAGCTTGACCGCCAAGGCTCGTGAGTTCTTGGGTCTGCCTGCTTCTACCTTGTTCCGTTTGCCCACAGCGCCTATCGCCACCAAAGCTGGTTTCACCTTGGCGCAAAAGATGGTGGGTCGTGCGGTTGGTTTGCCAGAAGGCCAAGGCGTTCGCCCCGGCACTTACTGCGAACCCAAGATGACCACCGTGGGTTCACAAGACACCACAGGCCCGATGACCCGCGACGAGTTGAAAGACTTGGCTTGCTTGGGCTTCTCGGCTGACATGGTCATGCAATCGTTCTGCCACACAGCGGCTTACCCCAAGTCGGTGGACGTGAAGACGCACCGCGAATTGCCAGCGTTCATCAGCAACCGTGGCGGCGTGGCTCTGCGCCCAGGCGACGGTGTGATTCACTCTTGGTTGAACCGTTTGTTGTTGCCTGACACCGTCGGTACAGGTGGCGACTCGCACACACGTTTCCCCATCGGTATCAGCTTCCCAGCCGGTTCTGGCTTGGTGGCGTTCGGTGCTGCCACAGGCGTGATGCCTTTGGACATGCCCGAGTCCATCCTGGTTCGCTTCAAAGGCGAAATGCAACCCGGCGTGACCTTGCGCGACTTGGTGCACGCGATTCCTTTGTACGCGATCAAGAAAGGTTTGTTGACCGTGGCCAAGGCCGGCAAGATCAACGAATTCTCTGGCCGCATTTTGGAAATCGAAGGCTTGCCAAATCTCAAGGTCGAACAAGCGTTTGAATTGTCTGACGCATCTGCCGAGCGTTCAGCTGCAGGTTGCACGATCAAGCTCAACAAAGAGCCCGTGCAGGAATACCTGAAGTCCAACGTGGTTCTGATGAAGAACATGATCGCCGACGGCTACGCCGACGCACGCACTTTGGCTCGCCGCATTGAGAAGGTTGAACAGTGGTTGGCTGCGCCTAACCTGCTCGAAGCCGACAAAGATGCCGAGTACGCACACGTCATCGACATCGATTTGGCCGACATCAAAGAGCCCATCGTGTGCTGCCCGAACGACCCAGATGATGCGAAGTTCTTGTCTGAAGTGTCTGGCACCAAGATCGACGAAGCCTTCATCGGTTCTTGCATGACCAACATCGGCCACTTCCGTGCTGCTGCCAAGTTGCTCGGCGGTCAACGCGACATCCCCGTCAAGTTGTGGGTCGCACCTCCAACGAAGATGGACGAGAGCGAGTTGATCAAAGAAGGCCACTACGCTGCGTTCGGCACTGCTGGTGCACGTACCGAAATGCCAGGCTGCTCGTTGTGCATGGGTAACCAAGCACAAGTGCGCGAAGGCGCGACCGTGGTGTCTACCTCCACACGTAACTTCCCCAACCGTTTGGGCAAGAACACCAACGTGTACTTGGCGTCTGCCGAGTTGGCCGCCATCACCTCGAAGATGGGCAAGTTCCCCACCGTGGCCGAATACCACGAAGCCATGGGTGTGGTGAATAAAGACGGCGAAGCTATCTACAAGTACCTGAACTTCAACCAAATCGACGAATACGTTGAAACGGCCAAAGGCGTGACAGCGTAA
- a CDS encoding aldolase/citrate lyase family protein gives MSHPRDVLLGSQAGSVQLPVCDHYSGVEARMRKSLQLQAEMTQEFGTCVFDVTLDCEDGAPVGGEAEHAALVTELALSAAPEARVAVRVHPVDHPSFQADIATIAGKAANRLTHIMVPKVESVADVQLAEQALVQAGAKDLALHVLIESPAAVHRAFDIAAHPRVQSLSFGLMDFVSAHGGAIPAHGMGAQGQFTHPLVVRAKLEIASACHAHGKVPSHCVVTEFNDTAAMRAAAQRAAHEFGYTRMWSIHPAQIRPILEAMAPDAAAIEVASEIVLAARAAQWAPISHKGQLHDRASYRFFWQVLERAHSTGCSLPAEVQLFFKD, from the coding sequence GTGAGCCATCCGCGCGACGTTCTGTTGGGTTCGCAAGCAGGTAGCGTTCAGCTACCCGTTTGTGACCACTACAGCGGTGTCGAAGCGCGGATGCGCAAAAGCTTGCAGCTGCAAGCCGAAATGACGCAAGAGTTTGGAACCTGCGTCTTTGATGTGACCCTTGATTGTGAAGACGGTGCCCCCGTGGGCGGCGAGGCAGAGCATGCCGCGCTGGTCACCGAGTTGGCGCTGAGTGCAGCACCCGAGGCCCGCGTGGCTGTGCGTGTGCACCCCGTCGATCACCCCAGTTTTCAAGCAGACATTGCCACCATTGCTGGCAAAGCTGCGAACCGCTTGACGCACATCATGGTGCCCAAGGTTGAGTCAGTGGCCGATGTGCAACTGGCTGAGCAAGCCTTGGTTCAAGCGGGTGCCAAAGATTTGGCCTTGCATGTGTTGATTGAGTCTCCCGCTGCGGTGCACCGCGCGTTTGACATTGCCGCGCACCCGCGCGTGCAGTCGCTCAGTTTTGGTTTGATGGACTTTGTGTCGGCCCACGGTGGTGCGATTCCTGCACACGGTATGGGGGCACAAGGTCAATTCACCCACCCGCTGGTGGTGCGTGCCAAGCTGGAGATTGCCAGTGCCTGCCATGCCCATGGCAAAGTGCCCTCGCACTGTGTGGTGACCGAATTCAACGACACAGCCGCCATGCGCGCTGCGGCCCAACGTGCTGCGCACGAATTTGGCTACACCCGCATGTGGAGCATTCACCCCGCGCAAATTCGCCCCATTCTTGAGGCCATGGCCCCAGATGCCGCCGCCATTGAAGTGGCCAGCGAAATTGTGTTGGCTGCGCGTGCTGCTCAGTGGGCGCCCATCAGCCACAAAGGTCAGTTGCATGACCGGGCCAGTTACCGCTTCTTTTGGCAAGTGTTGGAACGCGCGCACAGCACGGGCTGTAGCCTTCCAGCTGAAGTCCAGTTATTCTTCAAGGATTAA
- a CDS encoding malate dehydrogenase translates to MSKKPVRVAVTGAAGQIGYALLFRIASGEMLGKDQPVILQLLEVPVEGPQKALRGVMMELEDCAFPLLVGMEAHGDPMTAFKDVDYALLVGSRPRGPGMERAELLAINGAIFTAQGKALNAVASRDVKVLVVGNPANTNAYIAMKAAPDLKPGNFTAMLRLDHNRAASQIAAKTGKAVADIEKLCVWGNHSPTMYADYRFATIKGESVKTMINDQEWNANVFLPTVGKRGAAIIEARGLSSAASAANAAIDHMRDWALGTNGKWVTMGIPSQGWYGIPKDVMFGFPVTCENGQYKVVEGLEIDAFSQSCIDKTLKELTDEQAGVAHLI, encoded by the coding sequence ATGAGCAAGAAGCCTGTTCGCGTTGCCGTCACTGGTGCAGCTGGTCAAATTGGTTACGCACTGTTGTTCCGTATCGCCTCTGGCGAAATGTTGGGCAAAGACCAACCTGTCATCTTGCAATTGCTGGAAGTGCCAGTTGAAGGCCCACAAAAAGCCCTGCGCGGCGTGATGATGGAACTCGAAGATTGCGCGTTCCCCTTGTTGGTCGGCATGGAAGCCCATGGCGACCCGATGACTGCATTCAAAGACGTCGACTACGCTTTGTTGGTCGGTTCACGTCCACGCGGCCCAGGCATGGAGCGCGCTGAATTGCTCGCCATCAACGGCGCCATCTTCACCGCTCAAGGCAAGGCTTTGAACGCTGTGGCTTCACGCGACGTGAAAGTTTTGGTCGTGGGCAACCCCGCCAACACCAACGCTTACATCGCCATGAAGGCTGCACCTGACCTCAAGCCAGGCAACTTCACCGCCATGCTGCGTTTGGACCACAACCGCGCTGCGTCACAAATCGCTGCCAAGACTGGCAAAGCCGTGGCCGACATCGAAAAATTGTGCGTGTGGGGCAACCACTCGCCCACGATGTACGCCGACTACCGCTTCGCCACCATCAAGGGCGAGTCTGTCAAGACCATGATCAACGACCAAGAATGGAACGCCAACGTGTTCTTGCCAACCGTGGGCAAGCGTGGTGCCGCCATCATTGAAGCCCGTGGCTTGTCTTCGGCTGCTTCGGCTGCCAACGCCGCCATCGACCACATGCGCGATTGGGCTTTGGGCACCAACGGCAAGTGGGTGACCATGGGTATCCCATCACAAGGTTGGTACGGCATTCCAAAGGACGTCATGTTCGGTTTCCCCGTGACCTGCGAAAACGGCCAATACAAAGTGGTCGAAGGCTTGGAAATCGACGCATTCAGCCAATCTTGCATCGACAAGACGCTGAAAGAGTTGACCGACGAGCAAGCTGGCGTTGCCCACTTGATCTAA
- a CDS encoding GntR family transcriptional regulator, which translates to MASNPAHPYTTNAQSQLAAGDALGALGLTPAFSPLYQQIKGLILQSLQSGEWKPGESIPSEMDLAARFRVSQGTVRKAIDELSAENLVVRRQGKGTFVATHAEQQVQYRFLKLQPDNGDTQSEGPAERTIIDCKRLRASADIARALSLRSGDPVLQVRRVLAYAGVPTILEELWLPGTPFKGLTAERLSNYNGPMYALFETEFGVRMVRADENIRAVNPDSEQAELLNVPITAPLLSVERVAYTYNDTPMELRRGLYRTDTHHYRNALS; encoded by the coding sequence ATGGCATCCAACCCAGCGCATCCCTACACCACCAACGCCCAATCGCAGCTCGCCGCTGGCGATGCATTGGGCGCGCTGGGTTTGACCCCCGCTTTCAGCCCGCTGTATCAGCAAATCAAAGGGCTGATTTTGCAAAGCCTCCAATCGGGCGAGTGGAAGCCCGGTGAATCCATCCCCAGCGAGATGGATTTGGCCGCCCGCTTTCGCGTCAGCCAGGGCACCGTGCGCAAAGCCATTGACGAGTTGTCTGCTGAAAATTTGGTGGTGCGCCGCCAAGGCAAGGGCACCTTTGTGGCCACGCATGCCGAGCAGCAAGTGCAATACCGCTTCTTGAAGCTGCAGCCCGACAACGGCGACACCCAAAGCGAAGGCCCCGCCGAGCGCACCATCATTGACTGCAAGCGTCTGCGCGCCAGCGCCGACATCGCCCGCGCCCTGAGCTTGCGCAGCGGCGACCCCGTGTTGCAAGTGCGCCGCGTGCTGGCTTATGCCGGCGTGCCCACCATTTTGGAAGAGCTGTGGTTGCCCGGCACGCCCTTCAAAGGCCTGACTGCCGAACGCTTAAGTAATTACAACGGTCCGATGTACGCCCTGTTTGAAACTGAGTTCGGCGTACGCATGGTTCGGGCCGACGAAAACATCCGCGCTGTCAACCCAGACAGTGAGCAAGCCGAGCTACTCAATGTCCCGATCACCGCGCCATTGCTGAGCGTGGAGCGTGTGGCGTACACCTACAACGACACCCCCATGGAATTGCGGCGCGGTCTCTATAGAACTGACACGCATCACTACCGTAATGCTTTGAGCTGA
- the sdhC gene encoding succinate dehydrogenase, cytochrome b556 subunit: MTQLAKKRPEFRNINALTDLPSYRLPAAGIVSILHRISGLIMFLLLPLIVWMFDTSVSSEISFAKFSAAFNVGLGFVPAVLVKVVVLGLIWAYLHHLIAGVRHVYMDVCHAVTKEFGKSSAVFTLVVSLGLTAALGAKLFGLY; encoded by the coding sequence ATGACCCAGCTTGCCAAAAAGCGGCCTGAGTTCCGCAACATCAACGCCTTGACTGACCTGCCGTCCTACCGCCTTCCAGCGGCTGGCATTGTGTCGATCTTGCACCGCATCAGCGGCTTGATCATGTTTTTGCTGTTGCCGCTCATCGTTTGGATGTTTGACACCTCTGTGTCTTCCGAGATTTCTTTCGCTAAATTCAGCGCCGCGTTCAACGTTGGTCTGGGCTTTGTGCCTGCTGTGTTGGTGAAAGTTGTGGTGTTAGGTCTGATCTGGGCTTACTTGCACCATTTGATCGCTGGCGTGCGCCACGTCTACATGGACGTTTGCCACGCGGTGACCAAAGAATTCGGCAAGTCTTCCGCTGTGTTCACCTTGGTGGTGAGCCTCGGTCTGACTGCCGCTTTGGGTGCCAAGCTGTTTGGCCTTTACTGA
- the sdhD gene encoding succinate dehydrogenase, hydrophobic membrane anchor protein, with the protein MSVNYGSKRVVVGAHYGLRDWLAQRITGVLMVLFTLAVLGQVLLTSGDISYDKWAGIFSTQFMKALTFSVFIALAIHVWVGVRDIWMDYVKPVGLRLVLQVFTLVWLVSCLGWAIQVLWRL; encoded by the coding sequence ATGTCCGTGAATTACGGTTCCAAGCGCGTCGTCGTGGGCGCGCACTACGGTCTGCGTGACTGGCTCGCCCAGCGCATCACTGGTGTTTTGATGGTTTTGTTCACCTTGGCTGTTTTGGGCCAAGTGCTGCTGACCAGCGGCGACATCAGCTATGACAAATGGGCTGGTATTTTCAGCACCCAATTCATGAAGGCTTTGACCTTCTCTGTATTCATCGCGTTGGCCATCCATGTGTGGGTGGGTGTTCGCGACATTTGGATGGACTACGTCAAGCCTGTGGGTTTGCGCTTGGTTCTGCAAGTATTCACTTTGGTTTGGCTGGTGTCGTGTCTCGGCTGGGCCATTCAGGTTCTCTGGAGGCTCTAA
- the sdhA gene encoding succinate dehydrogenase flavoprotein subunit yields MTVKSSIPRRKFDVVIVGAGGSGMRASLQLARAGLNVAVLSKVFPTRSHTVAAQGGIGASLGNMNEDNWHYHFYDTVKGSDWLGDQDAIEYMCREAPKVVYDLEHMGMPFDRNPDGTIYQRPFGGHTANYGEKAVERACAAADRTGHAMLHTLYQQNVKAKTSFFVEWMALDLIRDDAGDVVGVTALEMETGELYIMEAKTVMLATGGAGRIFAASTNAFINTGDGLGMAARAGIPLEDMEFWQFHPTGVAGAGVLLTEGCRGEGAILRNCNGERFMERYAPAYKDLAPRDYVSRCMDQEIKEGRGCGPNKDYINLDMTHLGADTIMKRLPSVFEIGHNFANVDITKEPIPVIPTIHYQMGGIPTNINGQVVTQNANNESVVVNGLYAVGECSCVSVHGANRLGTNSLLDLLVFGRAAGNHIVEFNQKNKEHKPLPANAADVTLARLARLEANKTGEYAQDVANDIRNTMQSHASVFRTQALMDEGVKQIATLRERVNNIGLKDNSKVFNTARIEALEVENLIEAAQATIVSAAARHESRGAHTVNDYGDTPEHPNGRNDQDWHKHTLWHKEGNKLTYKPVQMKPLTVDSIPLQTRTF; encoded by the coding sequence ATGACCGTTAAAAGCTCTATCCCTCGTCGCAAGTTTGACGTCGTCATCGTCGGTGCCGGTGGCTCTGGCATGCGCGCTTCGTTGCAACTTGCCCGCGCAGGTTTGAACGTGGCTGTTTTGTCTAAAGTGTTCCCCACACGTTCACACACCGTGGCGGCGCAAGGCGGCATTGGCGCCTCTTTGGGCAACATGAACGAAGACAACTGGCACTACCACTTCTATGACACCGTCAAAGGTTCCGACTGGCTCGGCGACCAAGACGCGATTGAATACATGTGCCGCGAAGCGCCCAAAGTCGTGTACGACTTGGAGCACATGGGCATGCCTTTCGACCGCAACCCAGACGGCACCATTTACCAACGCCCCTTCGGCGGCCACACCGCCAACTACGGCGAAAAGGCCGTGGAGCGCGCGTGTGCTGCCGCTGACCGCACCGGTCACGCCATGTTGCACACGCTGTACCAACAAAACGTCAAAGCCAAAACCAGCTTCTTCGTGGAGTGGATGGCCCTCGACCTGATTCGCGATGACGCGGGTGATGTGGTGGGCGTGACTGCCCTCGAAATGGAAACAGGCGAGCTCTACATCATGGAAGCCAAAACAGTGATGTTGGCCACCGGTGGTGCAGGCCGCATCTTCGCAGCTTCGACCAACGCGTTCATCAACACCGGCGACGGTTTGGGCATGGCCGCACGCGCTGGCATCCCACTCGAAGACATGGAGTTCTGGCAATTCCACCCCACTGGCGTGGCCGGTGCTGGCGTGTTGTTGACCGAAGGTTGCCGTGGCGAAGGCGCTATTTTGCGTAACTGCAATGGCGAGCGCTTCATGGAGCGTTATGCCCCCGCCTACAAAGACTTGGCCCCACGCGACTATGTGTCACGCTGCATGGACCAAGAGATCAAAGAAGGTCGCGGCTGCGGTCCTAACAAGGACTACATCAACCTCGACATGACCCACTTGGGCGCTGACACCATCATGAAGCGTTTGCCTTCGGTGTTCGAAATTGGCCACAACTTTGCCAACGTCGATATCACCAAAGAGCCCATCCCCGTGATCCCCACCATCCATTACCAAATGGGCGGCATCCCGACCAACATCAACGGTCAAGTGGTCACGCAAAACGCCAACAACGAAAGCGTTGTGGTGAATGGTTTGTACGCTGTGGGCGAATGCTCTTGCGTGTCGGTGCACGGCGCTAACCGCTTGGGCACCAACTCCTTGCTCGACTTGTTGGTGTTCGGCCGCGCAGCGGGCAACCACATTGTTGAGTTCAACCAAAAGAACAAAGAGCACAAGCCTCTGCCAGCCAACGCGGCTGACGTGACCTTGGCGCGCTTGGCACGTTTGGAAGCCAACAAAACTGGTGAATACGCACAAGACGTGGCCAACGACATCCGCAACACCATGCAATCACACGCCAGCGTGTTCCGCACACAGGCGTTGATGGACGAAGGCGTCAAACAAATCGCTACCCTGCGCGAGCGCGTGAACAACATCGGCTTGAAAGACAACTCCAAAGTCTTCAACACCGCACGCATCGAAGCCCTGGAAGTTGAAAACTTGATCGAAGCTGCACAAGCCACCATCGTGTCCGCCGCTGCGCGTCACGAAAGTCGTGGCGCTCACACCGTGAACGATTACGGCGACACCCCAGAGCATCCAAACGGCCGTAACGACCAAGACTGGCACAAGCACACCCTGTGGCACAAAGAAGGCAACAAGCTGACTTACAAGCCCGTGCAAATGAAGCCATTGACTGTCGACAGCATCCCGCTGCAGACCCGTACTTTCTGA
- a CDS encoding succinate dehydrogenase iron-sulfur subunit: MTKRTFQIYRYDPDTDAKPYMQTIEVELDGNERMLLDALMKLKAVDPTISFRRSCREGVCGSDAMNINGKNGLACLTNMRTLPGVIVLKPLPGLPVIRDLIVDMTQFFKQYHSIKPYLVNDTQVPDKERLQSPEERDELNGLYECILCASCSTSCPSFWWNPDKFVGPAGLLQAYRFIADSRDEDTAGRLDNLEDPYRLFRCHTIMNCVDVCPKGLNPTKAIGKIKELMVRRAI, encoded by the coding sequence ATGACAAAACGCACGTTCCAAATCTATCGCTACGACCCAGACACCGACGCCAAGCCCTACATGCAGACCATCGAGGTCGAATTGGATGGCAACGAGCGCATGCTCTTGGATGCTTTGATGAAACTCAAAGCCGTCGATCCCACCATTTCGTTCCGTCGTTCATGCCGTGAAGGCGTGTGCGGTTCAGACGCGATGAACATCAACGGCAAAAACGGCTTGGCCTGCTTGACCAACATGCGCACCCTCCCCGGCGTGATTGTGTTGAAGCCGCTGCCAGGTCTGCCTGTCATCCGCGACTTGATCGTGGACATGACCCAGTTCTTCAAGCAATACCACTCCATCAAGCCCTACTTGGTCAACGACACACAAGTGCCTGACAAAGAGCGCCTGCAGTCGCCCGAAGAGCGCGATGAGTTGAACGGCTTGTACGAGTGCATCTTGTGCGCCAGCTGCTCCACCAGCTGCCCCTCGTTCTGGTGGAACCCCGACAAGTTCGTGGGCCCTGCCGGTTTGTTGCAAGCCTATCGCTTCATTGCCGATAGCCGCGACGAAGACACCGCTGGCCGTTTGGACAACTTGGAAGACCCCTACCGTCTGTTCCGTTGCCACACCATCATGAACTGCGTCGACGTGTGCCCCAAGGGTTTGAACCCCACCAAGGCCATCGGCAAGATCAAAGAATTGATGGTTCGTCGCGCCATCTAA
- a CDS encoding succinate dehydrogenase assembly factor 2, which translates to MDADAPFRDTSVGDPTLDGLDGKQALSERALSKLHWRSRRGLLENDLFIKKFFERHESRLTVSHARGMYELMDLSDNDLLDILLQRKELPDKPLTEEALEVLSMLRH; encoded by the coding sequence ATGGACGCGGACGCACCATTTCGCGACACCTCAGTCGGTGACCCGACGCTGGACGGTCTAGACGGTAAGCAAGCGCTTAGCGAGCGGGCCCTCAGCAAGCTGCACTGGCGTAGCCGGCGCGGCCTGCTCGAAAACGATTTGTTCATCAAAAAGTTTTTCGAGCGGCATGAATCTCGCTTAACTGTGAGCCACGCCAGAGGCATGTATGAATTGATGGATTTGTCTGACAACGACTTGCTCGACATCTTGTTGCAACGCAAAGAATTGCCAGACAAACCCCTGACAGAAGAAGCACTTGAAGTGCTGAGTATGTTGAGACACTGA